CATATTGGGCACGTGATCCGCAGCCGCTCTACCGGCGACCTTATTATCCCCGTGTCGCTGCGCCTGAACGATGCCGCGGGCGGCTTCGATGGCGTCGCCCTGGCGACGGTGAAAATTGACTACTTCCGCCACTTCTACAACTACTTTGAGCTGGGCAGTCGCGATCTGCTGGCGATCCTCAGCACCGATGCGACGGTGCTCTATGCCCGCCCGTTTAACGATGATGTCATCAACCGTAACCTTTCGCGGAGCCCGCTATTTACTCAGGAGCTGGTCCGCCAGGATCGCGGCAATGCGACGTGGCGTTCGGGTATCGATCACGTAGAGCGTATCTTTGGTTTCGCTCGCCTGGATCGTTACCCGCTGGTTGTGGCTGCGGGATATGATAAGCCAGCGCTGTGGCATACCTGGCTGCGCGAGAGCCTGCCGGATATCGTGCTTAACGCTATGCTGCTGTTAGGCACGCTGATCATGGGCGCGCTCATTTTTCGGGTGGTGAGGGTCAACGTCAGGGATCAGACGGAGTTGACCACGCTGCGGGATGAGCTGACCAGTATTAACCATACGCTGCAAACTATGGCGCTGGCGGATGGCCTGACGGGGCTGGCAAACAGACGGCAGTTCGATCTTTTTCTCTCTCAGTCGCTGAGAGCCGCCTCGCTGACCGGCAAGCCCGTCTCGCTGATCATGCTGGATATCGACTACTTCAAACGCTACAACGACGCTTATGGTCATGTGGCGGGTGATAACTGCCTGCGGCAGGTGGGTGAGGCGTTGCAGAAGCTTAACCTGCGTCAGTCCGATCTTATTGCTCGCTACGGCGGAGAGGAGTTCGCGATTGTTCTGCCCAATACCGACCGTGAGGCGGCATTCACCATTGCCGAGCTTGCCGTTGCTGCCGTGCGCGCTATTCAACTCCCGCACCAGGAGTCGCTGACCGGGACCAAAGTGGTGACGATCAGCGCAGGTTGCTATAGCCTGGTCCCTCGCGGCGGCGATGATGATGCGCGTACGTTGAAAGAAGGCGCAGATGCTGCACTTTATAGCGCGAAAATGGCGGGGCGTGACCGCGCGGTTATTTCGGATATTCACAAATAATTAACCTTAGTTGTTAGAATACGCGAAATTATTTTACTTTTTATATATGAAACGCCATTTCTATTTTGATAAAATAGTATTTCTTTTTGTGATCGGCGCGACAGATTGGTAGTAACGCAGGGTGATAGTATCTCCTGCGTTTTTCATAGCTGAAAAATATCAACCTGTATAAATAGCCGTGCCTTATGGGATCACAATGATGGATATACTTTTAGGGTTAGTGAAAACGCCCGCGGTGATTATCGCGATCGTTGCATTCTTGGGTTTATTATTTCAAAAAGCATCAATTTCTCGCTTAATTACCGGTACATTCTTATCGTTTATCGGATTTACAATGATTAAAGTGGGCGGCAGCATTTTAATGAAGGTGCTGACAGCCTTTAGCTCGCTGTTTTCCAAGGCATTTAATATTGTTGGGGTCGTACCTAGTAATGAAGCGATTATGGCGGCCACCATTGATAAGCTGGGCTCTATTGCGGCGCTTATCCTGTTGTTTGCTATGATTTTAAATATTGTTTTAGCGCGTTTCACCCGTTTTAAATTTATCTATCTTTCGCTGCACCTGGTATTGTTTATGGCCTTTGCCATCACTGCCGTGCTGCTACAGTTTGGTTTCAGCCACACGATGATGATTGTCATCGCCTCGCTGCTGATTGGAACCTATATGGCCGTATCACCGTTTATTCTCAGCCGTTTTAGCCGGGAAATTATTGGCTCAAATGAGTATGCTATTTCTCATGCGGCGATCTCATCTTATGTGATGGGTTCCTATATGGGGAAATGGTTTGGTAATAAGCAGAACGATACCGAACACCTTAATATCAGCAGTAAGTTTGATTTTATTCGTGAACCCAATATTGCCACGCTGTTGACCATGCTGGTTCTGCTGCTTATCTCCTGCATTTTTGCTACCCAGCCGCAAATTAAAGATGCGATGACCGTGGTCTATGGTGCGGGTGCCGGTGACAAGAACGTGGTGATCTTTATTCTGGAACAGTCAGCTACGTTTGCCTGCGGCCTCTATCTGGCAAAGGCGGGGGTAAACCTGTTCACCGCCGAGATCGTTCCGGCATTCAAAGGCTTTGCGCGCGTCTTTGCCCCGGGCTCGGTACCGGCAGTCGACGTTATGGTTCTGTTTACCAAAGCGCCCAACGCCACGCTGATCGGCTTTTTAATTAGCTTCTCCATTGAACTGGTCTGTATTTTTCTTTTCCCGTTCATTGGGCTGCCGATTATCGTTCCGGGCATTATGGCCAGCTTTATCACCGGCGGTGCGGCGGCGATCTTCGGGAATGCAACCGGCGGTTTCCGTGGGGCGGTGATCGCCAGCAGCATCAACGGCTTACTGCTGTGCGTGCTGCCAGCGTTGACGCTGCCGATCTTCTCGCAGCTGGGCGCGCAGGGGGTGACCTTTGCCGATCCTGACTTTACGCTGCCGTCGC
Above is a genomic segment from Enterobacter sp. C2 containing:
- a CDS encoding sensor domain-containing diguanylate cyclase; protein product: MTVGKRISNALALNSSLGRSISLFMAGLLIAGVATSAWTLNRSWERTVEESERNAINLSVSQARQAEDTFLQAELALRDIRRNVPQEGVSAIDVTKFNQYLTEIKERVPQLHGLFIYDSQGNMKSTSFGRQPAITNNADREYFIYHRKNGHSSIHIGHVIRSRSTGDLIIPVSLRLNDAAGGFDGVALATVKIDYFRHFYNYFELGSRDLLAILSTDATVLYARPFNDDVINRNLSRSPLFTQELVRQDRGNATWRSGIDHVERIFGFARLDRYPLVVAAGYDKPALWHTWLRESLPDIVLNAMLLLGTLIMGALIFRVVRVNVRDQTELTTLRDELTSINHTLQTMALADGLTGLANRRQFDLFLSQSLRAASLTGKPVSLIMLDIDYFKRYNDAYGHVAGDNCLRQVGEALQKLNLRQSDLIARYGGEEFAIVLPNTDREAAFTIAELAVAAVRAIQLPHQESLTGTKVVTISAGCYSLVPRGGDDDARTLKEGADAALYSAKMAGRDRAVISDIHK
- a CDS encoding PTS ascorbate transporter subunit IIC, yielding MDILLGLVKTPAVIIAIVAFLGLLFQKASISRLITGTFLSFIGFTMIKVGGSILMKVLTAFSSLFSKAFNIVGVVPSNEAIMAATIDKLGSIAALILLFAMILNIVLARFTRFKFIYLSLHLVLFMAFAITAVLLQFGFSHTMMIVIASLLIGTYMAVSPFILSRFSREIIGSNEYAISHAAISSYVMGSYMGKWFGNKQNDTEHLNISSKFDFIREPNIATLLTMLVLLLISCIFATQPQIKDAMTVVYGAGAGDKNVVIFILEQSATFACGLYLAKAGVNLFTAEIVPAFKGFARVFAPGSVPAVDVMVLFTKAPNATLIGFLISFSIELVCIFLFPFIGLPIIVPGIMASFITGGAAAIFGNATGGFRGAVIASSINGLLLCVLPALTLPIFSQLGAQGVTFADPDFTLPSLILDYLLRIVI